GCCGCTGCTCAAGGAAACGCGCGCGGAGATCCGCAGGAAGGTCGGCGTCGTCTTCCAGAACCCCGACGATCAGCTTTTCATGCCGACCGTGTTCGACGACGTCGCCTTCGGCCCCCTGAACCTTGGACTGCCTCCCGACCGGGTCCGCGAGCGGGTGGAGGCCGCCCTCCTCCGGGTGAACGCCCTGGGGCTCTCCGGCAAGCCGCCCCACCACCTCTCGGGAGGGCAGAAGAGCGCGGTGGCGATCGCCGCGGTGATCGCGATGGAGCCGGACATCCTCGTCATGGACGAGCCGGCCGCCAGCCTCGACCCGAAGTCGCGGCGCGGCGTCATCGGGCTGCTCAACGGCTTCGCGCACTCCAAGATCGTCGCGTCGCACGACCTCGACCTCATCCTCGACGTCTGCGCGCGCTGCCTCGTGATCCGGGACGGCGCGATCGTCGCCGACGGACCCGCGCGCGCGATCCTTTCCGACGCCGCGCTGATGGCGGAGAACAACCTGGAACTTCCCTTGACCCTCCAGGGAAGGCCATAATGGGATATAAACAACCCCGCCCGAAAGGAGGTCCCCATGGAAGGATTCTGGAATCCCGGGAACCTCGTCCCGAGAACCCTCGCGCCCGGGGTCACCGCCAAGATCGTCTTCGGGGACAAGGTGATGCTCTCCCTC
The sequence above is a segment of the Thermodesulfobacteriota bacterium genome. Coding sequences within it:
- a CDS encoding ABC transporter ATP-binding protein, translated to MSHHIIEFRDVRFRYPDGTEALKGVSFRIVHGESVGIVGANGAGKSTLLLHMNGHLLPSSGSVTIGEVPLLKETRAEIRRKVGVVFQNPDDQLFMPTVFDDVAFGPLNLGLPPDRVRERVEAALLRVNALGLSGKPPHHLSGGQKSAVAIAAVIAMEPDILVMDEPAASLDPKSRRGVIGLLNGFAHSKIVASHDLDLILDVCARCLVIRDGAIVADGPARAILSDAALMAENNLELPLTLQGRP